One window of the Anopheles cruzii chromosome 2, idAnoCruzAS_RS32_06, whole genome shotgun sequence genome contains the following:
- the LOC128277981 gene encoding uncharacterized protein CG16817 — protein MTKNADMSTAVPPPAVWAQRSDVIFLTLNVECSEPVYKFTENTMVFSGVGMPEGKKYELNVEFYSKINPEKVATKNIKRCIEFVIAKAEPEETYWPRLLKEKTKPHWLKVDFNRWEDEGSGDDEGADKMDLMEMLGNSQNQNKLAFDDLSDEQEDSDDESIPGLTDS, from the exons ATGACAAAGAACGCCGATATGTCTACAGC tgtgccaccgccggccgtctGGGCCCAACGGAGCGACGTAATCTTCCTGACACTGAACGTAGAGTGCAGTGAGCCGGTATACAA ATTCACCGAGAACACGATGGTGTTCAGCGGTGTCGGCATGCCGGAAGGCAAGAAGTACGAGCTAAACGTCGAGTTTTACAGCAAAATCAACCCAGAAAAGGTGGCAACCAAAAACATCAAGCGTTGCATCGAGTTTGTGATTGCCAAAGCCGAGCCGGAGGAAACGTACTGGCCGCGACTGTTGAAGGAGAAAACGAAGCCGCACTGGCTCAAGGTGGACTTCAATCGATGGGAAGACGAAGGTTCCGGTGACGATGAAGGCG CCGACAAGATGGACCTGATGGAAATGCTGGGCAATagccaaaaccaaaacaaactggCTTTCGACGACTTGAGTGACGAGCAGGAAGACTCGGACGACGAGAGCATTCCAGGGCTGACGGATTCCTAA